TGCCTGTGCAACAATTAAAAAAGAGGAATCTGTCCTGACAAGCAGGAATTCGTCATGCGGGAGGACGATCATGCCTCTGCGACGTCTTCTGACTGGCAGCTGGGGCACATGGGCTTTTTGCCTATGCCCTTGAATCGTTCTCCGCATTCCTTACACCGATAATCCTTGCCTGTTACGCGTTCGGGGGGAAGATCGATGTCCACTGGGCCTCCAACTGTGCACACGGTAAAACACCTCACCACAACATCTTCACAAATCTATTTAAGGGTATCTAAATACGGGAATGATTCCGTCCCTTGCCCCTTGCGGTCTATTCAGATGATGAAGTTAAACGTGATGATCGATACGAAGAGAAGAACACACGAATGTTTGACACCGGCAGCAACGGATCCCTCACCCATCTGTCCGGCGATCATGCCCGAAAAGATTGCCTGCATCAGGCATGTATGGAAGAGCAGGCGCCCGAACGTCTGGATCGGGATTGTGCTTATAGCGGAAAAGGATCCTGCACTTGCAAGTTTTCCCAGTGAGACATTGGCAAGGACTGGAAGGAACTGTGTGGTGAGCACGGCAACAACTGCCAGAAAGACAAAAAACGAGAGGTAAATGATTGCCGTGTAGATGAACATCTCCGTGGACCGTTCCCTTCTCAGGACTTCAGTCATTTTCGAATCAGAGGATGCAATTGAGAGCACCTCCCCGATCGATCCACTCATCTCGGATGCCTTCGTGATCAGCGTGACAGTTCGGGCTATGGAGGGGGTCCTGACCCGTTCTTCAAAACGCATCAGCGCCTCGGTAAAGTTTGCCCCCCAGTCCATATCCTGTTTGATCCGCCGTATCTCATAGGAGAGCAGGCCAAGGTTGGTATTGACCATGATCGCTATCGCCTGTGCAATGGTAAGTCCCACCTGGTTGATCCCCGCCATCCGCTCGAGGAAGTCGGGGATAAGCGATTCGATGCCAGTTACCTTCCGTGCCCACACCTCGTAAAAAACCGCATAGGGAATGAGCACGATTAAAAGTGCCAGTACGATATGGTCATCAACCACATCGATAAGAATCTCAATATCGGAATATCGGGGAATGGATATGAGCATCGTCACGACATAAATGAGGGCAATGGGGACGGTAATATAGAACGTGTGGTTGATGTTGCGTACAAAGCTATCGAACGGGTGTTTGAGAAGGTGGGTAAAATTCCTTATCTTGTCATAATGGGCAAGCTGGGCAAAGAGCGACGCCTCCCCCCCGCGCTTCACAATCCGGACATCTGCGTACTCTTCGAGCACCTTGGTCTTCACATACCGCTCACTTTTCTCGGCTTTCACCGAGATCATATCAAGGAGCAAAATGAAGATGAGCGAGCCGATAGGTATGAGGGCATATGTGACCATGGAGAGCTGGACAACGGCACCGCCACCAATCATCCCCATGACAACCATGATGATGATCAAAAAGAGCGGCCCGGCAACAAATATGGTAACATACGATTCTGCAACAATAGAAAGGAAATTTAAGAACTGTTTCTGCTCAAAGCGTGCTTCGTCCTGGTAGAGCCGCACCCTCATCGACATGAACTCGGACATATCCCCGCCGCTCTCTATCACCGACAGGAGGTCTTCAAGAAAATTTTTAAGTTTCTCCGAGGGAGTGGTCTCAGAGAGGTGACGGATTGCGGAGACCATGTCATAGCCAAAGAAATCGGCGTCCCGGACGATCTGCCGGAACTCCAGTGCAACCTCACCGTAAATATTGGAGTTTTCTGAGAGTGAGCGGAAGATGACCATCAGCTGGGCGCCGCCGCGGCGCATCGAATACATATAGGCGACCGCGTTATGCAGCGTGAGGTTGATCCGGATAGACCGGTTCCTCTTCTCAATGTGCGGGAACTTAAGCAGGCTTGCATAGGCAACATAGGTACCTGCTGCAAAACAGATCACGACCGTGAGTACCTGAATGTACTGGCCAAAAGCAGCAGTGTAAAAAAATTCCGGCAGCTGAAGATTGAAAACATTGTACAGACCCACATTGCCGCTTCTGAGAAAAAGGACTATTGAACCTCCGAAGAAAAAACCGAACAGGGCGAGAAGGAGCCCGCAGAGGACTGCGATGTTCACTGACCTCCAGAGGTATTGCTCTACTGTCATGCCCATGCGTGCAGAGATCATATCAACGTGAAGGTTTTGATATCTGACTGAGTCCCTGCGGATCCGATCCCGGAGGTAGTAACGAAGGTTCATTGGGATACCTTGCGGAGGTCAGAAAGGTTGTCGAGAACCCGTTGCCGGTCGATATGGAAAAGGTGGAAGAGCGATGCAACAGTGATATAATCATAGATACCCTGCTTCTGCATCGCATCGAGGATCTGCCGCCGGATCCTGATCTCGGACTCGACCTGATCCCGCGACCACCCGCGCCGTTCGGCGATTTCGGCATAGATCTGGGATCTACCGGTATAGGCGTACCGGTCGTGAACCGGATCATAGACAAAGACATTGTTCACCCTGAGGTTGCCGGTTGATGGATCAAGCCCCGCAATCTCCACGATCTCCTGAGCGCGGCGGACCCGTTCGGTCCCCCGGTAGATGAGCCCCTGGACACTGATGATGTTGAGAGCCTGTACCATATTCCGGGGCACATTCAGCGGTTCTGATTCGAGCCGATGGATGGCGGCATCGACACTCCCCGCATGCATGGTCGAAAAGGTCGTGTGCCCGGTGTTCATCGCCTGAAAGAGCGTCTGGGCTTCCTGCCCTCTCACTTCTCCGACAAGGATGTACTCCGGCCGCTGGCGCATCGCAGCCCGCAGGAGGTCAAACATGTCGATTGCAGAACCTCCCTCCATCAGTGCCGGGCGTGTCACGCTTGCGATCCAGTTCTCATGATAGAGGGTGATCTCACGTGTATCCTCGATACTCACCACCTTTGCCACCGGGGGGATGAACATGGAGACTGCATTAAGGGATGTTGTCTTTCCGGATGCCGTACCCCCAATGAAAAGCAGGCTTTTATTATTCTCGATGGCAAGCCAGAAATAGACCAGCTCGTCGACATTGAATGTCCCGTAGTCCAGAAGTTCAATCGGCGAATAGGGCTCCTCCCGGAATTTACGTATAGTAAAGGAAGTCCCGCGTGTGGTAACCTCGGTGCCCAGCGTCAGGTTAAGTCGCGATCCTTCCGGCAGGGTTGCATCCAGCATCGGAGAGCCGGTCGAAATATGCTTGCCGGATCTCTGGGCAAGGGTGATCGCAAGCGAGTTTAGCACGTCGGACTCAAAGGCAATATTCGTCTTGATGTTCCGGTATTTCCGATGGTAAAGAAAAAGGGGGATATCGTTACCATCACAGGATATGTCCTCCAGCTGAGGGTCCTTCATGAGTGCATCGATGCGTGACCAGCCGATGAAGTTCCGAAGCAGGTAGTACTGGAGCTTAAACAGGGTGACTGGATCAAGGGTGAGCCCGTATTCATTCAACAGGGCGTACATCTTGTCAAACAGGATCTTTTTTCGATCCTTTTGGATCTCGTCAGTCGAGAGAATCAGGACATCCCGGAGATCTTCATGAATTCGTTCAAGGAGCTCGCGTTCGAACTCAGAGAGGGTGGGTTCAAACAACAGGTACTCGTTCTGATTGGTCTTCCGGTTCAGCGTGATGAAGATGAGCGATCGCCCTTTCTCTACCCAGTACTGCTCGAGGAGCTCGTGCCATTCAGGAATATGTGCATCGACAAGGGACCCATGCTTTTCAACATCATATTCTTCGTATTCCTGTTTTTCCCTGCGCTGTAAAAGGGAGGTAAGGGCATCGGGAATTTTAAGGCCGGGTTTTTTTGCAGGAAGGGTATCATCTTCTGTTACCAGTGCGGGGTGAAGATCTGGTTTTGCCTGTACCGGTTCTTCTGTTTCTGGTTTTTTTTGCAATGATTTTGACTTTGACAATTTATTGATGAGATCCTTGACCTGCATATAACCTGCCCCCGCCGCCCTGCTTCTCCGTGATACTATCGAATTACTGTAGGAGAATGATTCTATATAAGTATGTGGTGAACACCTGCCCCAAAAAAGCCCGGTTTTGTCGCAGCGGCATTTCCCTGACAATTTTTATACCGGCAGATATCTTTATCATAAATCGTCAAGAGAGTCAATTGTCAGATATACTGGGAGTGAAACGGGTTTTTATGGCACAGCAAGCCCAACAGAAGATGCCCACCGGCATATCGTCACTGGATCCAATAATTGATGGGGGAGTCCCCATGGGCTCTGTCATTCTCCTGCTTGGTGATATCGGCGGGGGCAATTATGAGTTTGTGTACAGCTCGATAGTCAATACCCTCAACTCGGTGAGTCCGGTGGCTGATACCGGGGCGCACCACACACCCCAGATCAATTACACTACCTTCACACGCACCAGTGATGATGTAAAACAGGAGATAGCCAAATCGTTTCCGATGGAGGACGCTACCAAATTAAAGGAGAAGATCCGGTTTGACGATCTTTCCGAGATCTATTTCGAGAACAGCGTAGTACCTGATGACTGGTATAGCCACGGGGATATCATAACACGGCTCCAGAAACGTGCCGACCATGCGGGTGTCCTTGCCCAACTATCCACGTCATTAAATACTGCCGAACCCAACAGCCTGATTGTCATCGATTCCATCACCGATATCGCCACCCAGTGCACGAGCCCCCATCTCTGGCATAACCTTACCGGGCTCCTGCGGGGGCTCCAGCGGATATCCAAGCAGCGCAACCTGACGGTCTATCTGCTGCTCACCCGGGGGATCCTCAAAGAAGAGGAGGAACGGGAAATTGCTGATATCGTTGATGCAGTCCTGCTCTTCCGGTGGGAGGAATCGAGCGGGGCACGCAGACAGCGGGTGATGTATTTCGAAAAATTCCGCGGGGTGATGACTCATCTTGAGGAGCGGGACCTTGTGAAATTCGCTGTACGAATATCGAAGTCCGGTGGATTTGAAGTTAGCAACATCCGGGTGGTCATATGAGCGATGAGCGGATGAAAGTCGGGATCATCGGGCTGGATGATATGCTGGGCGGCGGGCTCATCCCCGGGAGCATCTGTGCCATTATCGGGACATATGGTACCGGCAAGACGACGTTTGCACTCCAGTTTATCTGGGAGGGATTAAAAAAAGGCGAGCATATCATCTATATCAGCCTTGAGGAGCGGGAGGAACGGATCTTTGAATACATGCTCCAGAAGGGCTGGGATATCAAACCGTTCATGAACAAGTCCCTTTTTGTTCTAAAACTCGACCCCACAGATTTCAACCTCGCCAACAACAGGATCAAGAACGAACTCCCCCGCCTGATCAAGCAGGTGAACGCATATCGTGTTGTCATTGACCCAATCTCGCTGTTTGAGGATCTCTTTGACTCGGATTCGATCCGGCGCCAGGAGATGTTCCGGTTTGTTGAGAGCATGCGGGACCAGAAATGCACCATTATGATGACATCTGAAACCGACAAGGACAACCCTTTTTCCAGCCGTCATGCCCTCATTGAGTACCTTGCTGATACAGTAATCCTGCTCCGGTATGTCAGGCCATCTGACCTCACCGACGTCCATCTTGCCCTTGAAGTCGTGAAGATGCGCATGTCAGCACATTCCCGCGAGATCAAGCCCTACGAGATCCAGCAGGACCAGGTACTCGTGTATTCAGAAGCCAATGTGTTCTAGAGTGCCTGCACTACGTCAATAAAATTTTTTTAGTGTCTGATCTGGTGTCAGACGTTGATCCCCAGAATCGATAACAGGACGAGGATCACGACACCTGGCAGGCCACCCACCACACAGATCAGGAGCGTTGCGAGGCTGTAGCCAAGGTCGGGTTTTCCGATCCAGTTCATGACATGGAAGAAGTTTAGGATAACCAAAAAAATAAGCCCGAGAATTGCGTTTATCAGCAGGACGGAGAGCTTCTTGACAAGATAGTATGCGATGGCGACCACCGCGACAATGACCATTATGGTGATGAGGATTGCACTCATGCTTATTTACCAATGATCCGCTGGGAAATTAATCTTATCGACGGCAATACGAGCGATCCGATCTGGCGCACTTCTTCTGATATCCCGCCGATCTCTGTATGCATTGAAAAGATGTTACCGGCAAGCATCGCACTGCGGATAGGGGCCTGGAACTTGCCATCCTCCATCCGGAACGAGTTTGAAATTTCCACGGAAAAGTCCCCGCTCATCGGGTTTGCCGTGTGGGCCCCTACAACACTATGGACATAGATTACGGGTTCATCCGTAACATCTGTTCTGGGCCCGTCAACAATGAGATTATGGTGCCCGATTCCCGTCCCGCCATGAGCCCCGCTCCGCAGTGCGCTCGCAGTACTCTCTTTTCCGTACCGGTATGCGGTACGAAGGTCGTACGCAAACGAGGCGAGGATACCTTCCCTGACAAAATCAATCCGTCGGGTCGGCATCCCCTCGGCATCCCAGAGCCTGCTCCCCAGCCCCTTTTTCCGGAAAGGGTCGTCATACATGGAGAACTGCGGGTCGATGACAGGTTCTCCAAGCCGGTTGGCAAGGTGTGAGCGCCCTGCATGCACGTTCTTTCCGGAGAGAGCTGGGATAAATGCCGCACCCAGAAGCTCGGCATAGGCAATCGGGGAGAGCAGGACGTCATATTCTCCGGTCTCAATATCGGTCCCCCCAGCAGATTGGGAAGCAAAAAACGCAGCTCTTTCCCCTACGGAATACGGGTCGATATCGTTGAAGCAGGACTGGGCAAACTCAGAGCCTGTGGACTGGCCCTTAATCGCTTCCAGCGAAATTGACACCCCGGTATGCCGGTGCGTATATCGTACCCCGTTGCTATTGGCAACCGTCTCATTCATTGATGAGATCGTTGCTGAACCTGATGTGACATCTGCGGGATGCTCGGCAGCACCATCAAGCATCTGTTCAAGTAATCCATATGCCGTATCGGGGCTGACCGACATTGTGGGATCATAGCAAAATGTCGCATCGGGAAACTCATAGCGCGGGGGGAGTCCGCCCCATTGCTGTGGTGAGGCAAGTTTTCCGCTTGCGATCGCTGCATCGAGGCACTCCTGCCACTGCCCGGGATCCTGGGTCGTTGACGACCCGATCCGCCCCCTATCAATCGTCCGTATGCCGAACCCACATTCATCTGACCGGATCGCAATACTGACGTTTTTACGTTTCAGGTCAGCCGAGATTGCAGTCCCTTCGCCGTAGAAAACCTCAACCTCTTCAACCCGTCGTGACCCCTCTCTCAGGATCTGGTCAATCCATGCCACTGCCACCAACCACCGCGTTATCGAGCAGGACATGCGGTGCCCCGTCGCTTACTGGTACACTCTGTCCACCTTTGCCGCAGTACCCCGGATGCATTGCCCTGTCATCTGCACACAAAAGGATGTCGTGCAGTGTTGAGAGGATATCTCCGGATAGCGATACGTCCCGCACCATCTTTGTGCACTCACCTTTCTCGATCAGGTAGCCATACTCTGCATTGAACTGGAAGACACCACGGCCCGGGTCGACCTGTCCTCCCCGCGAACCCTTTAGCAGGATGCCGTTTTTGCATACCTCCATAATCTCTTCGCGTGTCGAATCCCCGTTCTCGATATAGGTGTTGCTCATCCGGACAAGCGGGGGTTCTGCCCCCAAAGCCCGTGCATGCCCCGCGATGCCGTTTCCTACAGCAGCAAGTGTCTCCCGGCTGTGCAGGAACGCGTTGACCACCCCCTTTTTGATGATTTCAGTACGCCGGACGGCAACACCTTCCGCATCAAACGGCTCAAATCCGAACTCGGGAAGTGACGGGTCATCAACGATAGTCAGCCGGTTATTGCTGATGCTCTCGCCTGTCTTGTGTGCAAGGACGGAATTGCCCTCCTGAACAAGGTCCCCTTCGCTCGCGTGCCCCACAGCTTCGTGGGCGAAAACACCGGCAAGCTCCGGGTCCAGAACCGCACGCATTCTTCCACCCTTTGCGTGCCCGGCACCAAGGAGTGAAACAGCAACTTCTGCTGCATTCCTGCCGAATTCCTGCCGGTGCCGTAAATCAAACCCGCGGATGGAGTGATTCCGCTCATAACCCATCTGCATGGTTCCATTGCGCGATGCAACGGCAAGCACATTGAACCCCGACCGGCAGATCTCATATGAGAATTCGTGCCCGGAGCTGTCTGAGAATGTTACCTGCTCTGACCGTTCGATGTAATTTGCCCGTCGACTGACCACTTCCGAGAGTGCCGCTGCCCGTTCAATCTCCGCGAGAAGTGAGGTCTTTTCCTCAATACTTACCTTTCGGGGGTCTTCCTTCATCACCGGAACCTTAAGGGCTTTTTGGGCTGCATCATGCAGTTTCACATCCTGCCGGGTTATCGCTGCGAGTTTTACGGCGGAGTCAAGCAGTTTGTTGAATTTTTTATTTGGCACTGGTGTAAAATTGTCGATCTGGAGAATGCCCCAGCCACGGGGGCCAAGCACCCGGAGAATTGCGCGGTTGAAAAATGAAGTTCCGGCAGATTCCACATTGCCATTGTCAATGTCAATAAGCGTTGACTGGCCTGTTACATGCCGCAGGTCATAATACCTGATTCCCGTTGGCTCACTCATGCGAGAGTCTGGTTGATGACGGGTGCGTCAACAAGCGCTTCGGTGGAGCGCATCGCCATCTTCTTGAGCTTGGAGAGGAACCCTTCGGTATTCTGCGGGACAAGCGCGTATTTTAAGACGTCATTAATGGTGTCCACCGGAATGACGGTAACCAGCGGGCGGTACCTCTCCTCAATCAGCACATCACCAATATTCATACGGGGGATAAGGATAGTTTTTATTCCCGCTTTTGCGGCTGCTTCGATCTTGAATGTTACTCCTCCAACAGGTAATACATCACCGCGTACAGAAAGTGATCCGGTCATCGCGACATCCTGCCTGACCGGAATCCCATCGATCGCGCTGATAACAGCAGTAGCAATACTGATCGAAGCGGAATCTCCTTCCGCCATATAAGTGCCGATAAACTGGATGTGGACATCCATGTTCTTGATGTCCTTTCCTGTGAACTTCTTAATCAAGGCACTAACATTCTTTATCGATTGCTGAACGATCGACCCTTCATCTGTTAGTGAAGGTTCTTTGCGTTTCTCCATAATGCCGGTGGCAATGATGTGTCCACTTTCTCCCTGTGCCGGGGTGACTTCTGCCATTATAGGAAGTACCGAACCTGAATCGCTTCCCATAACAGCCAGCCCGTTTACCCTGCCAATTCTTGTCCCTTCTACAACGGTGAGCTCATATTCCCGGCTCCTGCGGATATAATCATCCGAAACCTGATCCTCAATGGATCTGGCTGTTTCTTTCGCAGAAATCACATGGTCTGCTGTAGCAAACGGTGCATTTTCCTGCCGTGCGATATCCCCCGCCACACGAATCAGACCGCCTATGTCACGGAGCTTCAGGGTAAGGTGTCCCTTGCGGTTCGATCGCCTGCGTGCTTCACGGATAATCTCATCTATCGCGCTCTTGTCGAAATGAGGGATTTTACCGTCGTTTTTAACTTCCTGAGCAATAAACCGGATATATTTCCGGCGGTTTTCGTCATTGTCCTCCATACTCTCCGACATGTAGACTTCGTATCCATACCCGCGGATACGGGAACGCAGTGCCGGGTGCATTCCCTGGACGGCGTCAAGGTTCCCCGCTGCGATCATGATGAACCGGCAGGGAACCGGTTCTGTCCTCACCATCGCACCGCTCGAACGTTCGCTCTGCCCGGTGATGGGGAACTCTCCCTCCTGAAGCGCCGTTAGTAAACTCTGCTGGGAGTGCTGATCTAACAGGTTTATCTCATCGATGAAAAGCACCCCGCCATGTGCACGGTGGATTGCACCTCCTTCGACCCGGTCGTGTGCGGGAGTCTCGAGCCCCCCGCTCTGGAACGGGTCGTGCCGGACATCGCCAAGGAGCGCCCCCGCATGGGATCCTGTTCCATCAATGAAGGGGGCTGTGCTCGTGTTATCATTAAAGACCAGCAATTTGGGCACCATAGCCTCTTCCCGGGGCGTGCTGTACCGCAGTGCCATAAAAATAAATGCCGCAGCAATGATCCCCATCAGCCACTGGAACGTGATGAATGCATACCCGATGATACCGATGATGAGCAGCATCAGGAGAGTATTGCGGAACTGAATCTTGCGCTTTGCCTCTGCCTTATGGGCAGCGACAATCTGTTTTCCCCGGCCCACAGCCACCGTCCGGATCACCGGGTTGTTGGGGTCGTCAGAGTTGGGGTATACGAGGATATCCTGCAGTTCTTCCTTGGGTAAAAGCTCCGCCATCGCTTTTGCGAGCATGGATTTTCCGGTGCCGGGGCTGCCAATCATCATGACATGCCGCCGCTGGATCGCTGCCTTCCGTATAACCTCAACCGCATGCTCCTGGCCGATCACCTGGTCTATCAGTTTGGCAGGAACTTCGATAAGGGATGAAGCGCCAACGGGAGCCTCAGGCACGGTTTTAAAGTCTGTCACTGCGGGAGACGCTGGAGATTCCATGGTTTAAATTATCCTTTTATGTGGATTGAGCAACCTATAATGTGTATGATATCATTTAAGTAGTTTCAGCTGATGCCAGAGCGTAACATTTAGTTATCGGCGGGACGAATCGTTCATTCATAAGGGAAGTGCGCTGGCAGACCCTGTTACAGGCGACCTGCCGGTTTTAGCGGGTTAAAAAGTGATATCATGAAGATTATTTCCACTGAACCATCTCAGGTCCTCGCAGGCCGGATTGCCGATGCAGCCAAAACCAGCATAATTGATGTGAAGTTTTCTCGGTTTCCTGACGGCGAATTGTACCTGTGCGCCAATGGGCTGGAGGAAGATATGGTTATTGTGGGAAGCGTAGTGGATTCCGATTCGCTTGTCCAGCTGGTGCTTCTCATTGATGCCTGTGAAGGGTTGAATAACCAGCTCGTGATTCCCTATATGGGGTATGCACGGCAGGACAAACGGTTCAAAGCCGGAGAGCCTATAAGTGCCCGTGCAATCTCGCGGGTGCTCAGCCATGGCGTTAACCGTTGTATCACGGTCAATATCCATGATAAACGGGTCCTTTCCTATTTTGACATCCCCGCATCGGACATCTCACTTGCCAACGATATTGGCAGCTACATCAATAGTATGGGTTTCGATGACCCCCTCATCCTCGCCCCTGATGACGGAGCAGCGGCATTCGCAAAGGCGGTCGCTGCATATGGTTCATGGGACCAGGACCACCTCAACAAGACGCGGATTTCTGGTGATGAAGTACGCATAGCGCCAAGAACCCTCTCCGCAGCAGATCGCTCGGTGATCATTGTTGACGACATTATTTCAACCGGAGGCACTATCGCAACTGCCGCTGCAATGCTCCGGGAGCAGGGTGCATGCGATGTCTTTGCCGCCTGCGTCCATGGCGTGCTCACCGGGGGGGCTTTTGCCCGCCTGAAGGCATCTGGAATTCAAGAGGTTGTGTGCAGCGACACCATAGAGCGCGGATGCAGCAGGTTCAGCGCAGCCGATCGTATTGTGGAGGCATTGGCACAATAATTTTTATTCCCGGACTGGATCCCTGTATGAGCGCTGTCCTTGATACATCCCTTT
Above is a genomic segment from Methanoregula sp. containing:
- a CDS encoding TldD/PmbA family protein; protein product: MSEPTGIRYYDLRHVTGQSTLIDIDNGNVESAGTSFFNRAILRVLGPRGWGILQIDNFTPVPNKKFNKLLDSAVKLAAITRQDVKLHDAAQKALKVPVMKEDPRKVSIEEKTSLLAEIERAAALSEVVSRRANYIERSEQVTFSDSSGHEFSYEICRSGFNVLAVASRNGTMQMGYERNHSIRGFDLRHRQEFGRNAAEVAVSLLGAGHAKGGRMRAVLDPELAGVFAHEAVGHASEGDLVQEGNSVLAHKTGESISNNRLTIVDDPSLPEFGFEPFDAEGVAVRRTEIIKKGVVNAFLHSRETLAAVGNGIAGHARALGAEPPLVRMSNTYIENGDSTREEIMEVCKNGILLKGSRGGQVDPGRGVFQFNAEYGYLIEKGECTKMVRDVSLSGDILSTLHDILLCADDRAMHPGYCGKGGQSVPVSDGAPHVLLDNAVVGGSGMD
- a CDS encoding type II secretion system F family protein is translated as MNLRYYLRDRIRRDSVRYQNLHVDMISARMGMTVEQYLWRSVNIAVLCGLLLALFGFFFGGSIVLFLRSGNVGLYNVFNLQLPEFFYTAAFGQYIQVLTVVICFAAGTYVAYASLLKFPHIEKRNRSIRINLTLHNAVAYMYSMRRGGAQLMVIFRSLSENSNIYGEVALEFRQIVRDADFFGYDMVSAIRHLSETTPSEKLKNFLEDLLSVIESGGDMSEFMSMRVRLYQDEARFEQKQFLNFLSIVAESYVTIFVAGPLFLIIIMVVMGMIGGGAVVQLSMVTYALIPIGSLIFILLLDMISVKAEKSERYVKTKVLEEYADVRIVKRGGEASLFAQLAHYDKIRNFTHLLKHPFDSFVRNINHTFYITVPIALIYVVTMLISIPRYSDIEILIDVVDDHIVLALLIVLIPYAVFYEVWARKVTGIESLIPDFLERMAGINQVGLTIAQAIAIMVNTNLGLLSYEIRRIKQDMDWGANFTEALMRFEERVRTPSIARTVTLITKASEMSGSIGEVLSIASSDSKMTEVLRRERSTEMFIYTAIIYLSFFVFLAVVAVLTTQFLPVLANVSLGKLASAGSFSAISTIPIQTFGRLLFHTCLMQAIFSGMIAGQMGEGSVAAGVKHSCVLLFVSIITFNFII
- a CDS encoding pro-sigmaK processing inhibitor BofA family protein, which codes for MSAILITIMVIVAVVAIAYYLVKKLSVLLINAILGLIFLVILNFFHVMNWIGKPDLGYSLATLLICVVGGLPGVVILVLLSILGINV
- a CDS encoding type II/IV secretion system ATPase subunit; this encodes MQVKDLINKLSKSKSLQKKPETEEPVQAKPDLHPALVTEDDTLPAKKPGLKIPDALTSLLQRREKQEYEEYDVEKHGSLVDAHIPEWHELLEQYWVEKGRSLIFITLNRKTNQNEYLLFEPTLSEFERELLERIHEDLRDVLILSTDEIQKDRKKILFDKMYALLNEYGLTLDPVTLFKLQYYLLRNFIGWSRIDALMKDPQLEDISCDGNDIPLFLYHRKYRNIKTNIAFESDVLNSLAITLAQRSGKHISTGSPMLDATLPEGSRLNLTLGTEVTTRGTSFTIRKFREEPYSPIELLDYGTFNVDELVYFWLAIENNKSLLFIGGTASGKTTSLNAVSMFIPPVAKVVSIEDTREITLYHENWIASVTRPALMEGGSAIDMFDLLRAAMRQRPEYILVGEVRGQEAQTLFQAMNTGHTTFSTMHAGSVDAAIHRLESEPLNVPRNMVQALNIISVQGLIYRGTERVRRAQEIVEIAGLDPSTGNLRVNNVFVYDPVHDRYAYTGRSQIYAEIAERRGWSRDQVESEIRIRRQILDAMQKQGIYDYITVASLFHLFHIDRQRVLDNLSDLRKVSQ
- a CDS encoding ribose-phosphate diphosphokinase, translating into MKIISTEPSQVLAGRIADAAKTSIIDVKFSRFPDGELYLCANGLEEDMVIVGSVVDSDSLVQLVLLIDACEGLNNQLVIPYMGYARQDKRFKAGEPISARAISRVLSHGVNRCITVNIHDKRVLSYFDIPASDISLANDIGSYINSMGFDDPLILAPDDGAAAFAKAVAAYGSWDQDHLNKTRISGDEVRIAPRTLSAADRSVIIVDDIISTGGTIATAAAMLREQGACDVFAACVHGVLTGGAFARLKASGIQEVVCSDTIERGCSRFSAADRIVEALAQ
- a CDS encoding metallopeptidase TldD-related protein encodes the protein MAWIDQILREGSRRVEEVEVFYGEGTAISADLKRKNVSIAIRSDECGFGIRTIDRGRIGSSTTQDPGQWQECLDAAIASGKLASPQQWGGLPPRYEFPDATFCYDPTMSVSPDTAYGLLEQMLDGAAEHPADVTSGSATISSMNETVANSNGVRYTHRHTGVSISLEAIKGQSTGSEFAQSCFNDIDPYSVGERAAFFASQSAGGTDIETGEYDVLLSPIAYAELLGAAFIPALSGKNVHAGRSHLANRLGEPVIDPQFSMYDDPFRKKGLGSRLWDAEGMPTRRIDFVREGILASFAYDLRTAYRYGKESTASALRSGAHGGTGIGHHNLIVDGPRTDVTDEPVIYVHSVVGAHTANPMSGDFSVEISNSFRMEDGKFQAPIRSAMLAGNIFSMHTEIGGISEEVRQIGSLVLPSIRLISQRIIGK
- the lonB gene encoding ATP-dependent protease LonB, yielding MTDFKTVPEAPVGASSLIEVPAKLIDQVIGQEHAVEVIRKAAIQRRHVMMIGSPGTGKSMLAKAMAELLPKEELQDILVYPNSDDPNNPVIRTVAVGRGKQIVAAHKAEAKRKIQFRNTLLMLLIIGIIGYAFITFQWLMGIIAAAFIFMALRYSTPREEAMVPKLLVFNDNTSTAPFIDGTGSHAGALLGDVRHDPFQSGGLETPAHDRVEGGAIHRAHGGVLFIDEINLLDQHSQQSLLTALQEGEFPITGQSERSSGAMVRTEPVPCRFIMIAAGNLDAVQGMHPALRSRIRGYGYEVYMSESMEDNDENRRKYIRFIAQEVKNDGKIPHFDKSAIDEIIREARRRSNRKGHLTLKLRDIGGLIRVAGDIARQENAPFATADHVISAKETARSIEDQVSDDYIRRSREYELTVVEGTRIGRVNGLAVMGSDSGSVLPIMAEVTPAQGESGHIIATGIMEKRKEPSLTDEGSIVQQSIKNVSALIKKFTGKDIKNMDVHIQFIGTYMAEGDSASISIATAVISAIDGIPVRQDVAMTGSLSVRGDVLPVGGVTFKIEAAAKAGIKTILIPRMNIGDVLIEERYRPLVTVIPVDTINDVLKYALVPQNTEGFLSKLKKMAMRSTEALVDAPVINQTLA
- a CDS encoding KaiC domain-containing protein, translating into MSDERMKVGIIGLDDMLGGGLIPGSICAIIGTYGTGKTTFALQFIWEGLKKGEHIIYISLEEREERIFEYMLQKGWDIKPFMNKSLFVLKLDPTDFNLANNRIKNELPRLIKQVNAYRVVIDPISLFEDLFDSDSIRRQEMFRFVESMRDQKCTIMMTSETDKDNPFSSRHALIEYLADTVILLRYVRPSDLTDVHLALEVVKMRMSAHSREIKPYEIQQDQVLVYSEANVF